In Fragaria vesca subsp. vesca linkage group LG1, FraVesHawaii_1.0, whole genome shotgun sequence, the sequence TTGATTTCCTTTAGAAAATTATATATTAATTTTTTTTTTCTGTTCGGTTATTTGCTGTTGTGACAGATTTTACAGGAGAAAAGAACCCTTGCGGTTTCGGTTGTTCCCAAGTTATATCTGTATCTTCGTAAAATTCTTGTGATTTGGTGGTTTCGTTCGGGAAATGATGATGATGTTTGATGAAATGGGATTTTGTGGTGATTTGGATTTTATATCTGCAACTCCTGGGGGAGAAGTGGCCATCCCACAGGCTGAAACTGAGGCCACTATGGAGGATGATTATACTGATGACGAGATTGATGTGGATGAGCTTGAGAGAAGGATGTGGAGAGATAAAATGCGACTCAAAAGACTCAAAGAACAGACGACTAAGGGTGGTAAGGATGTGATTGTCACCGCAAAGCAGAGGCAGTCTCAAGAGCAGGCAAGGAGGAAGAAGATGTCGAGGGCCCAAGATGGGATTTTAAAGTACATGTTGAAGATGATGGAAGTTTGTAAAGCTCAAGGCTTTGTCTATGGTATTATTCCAGAGAAGGGCAAACCAGTCACAGGGGCATCGGACAATCTTCGTGAATGGTGGAAGGATAAAGTCAGGTTTGACCGTAATGGACCAGCAGCTATATCCAAGTACCAAGCTGATAATGCGGTTCCTGGCAGGAACGATGGGTGCAACCCAATTGGTCCGACCCCTCACACCTTGCAAGAGCTTCAAGACACTACTCTGGGTTCTCTCTTGTCAGCACTTATGCAGCACTGTGATCCTCCACAGAGGCGATTTCCTTTAGAGAAAGGTGTTCCACCACCGTGGTGGCCTTCTGGAAATGAGGAATGGTGGCCTGAACTTGGTTTGCCTAAGGATCAGGGTCCTCCACCATACAAGAAGCCACATGACTTGAAAAAGGCATGGAAGGTGGGTGTTCTCACCGCAGTTATTAAGCATATGTCTCCTGATATTGCCAAGATTCGTAAGCTTGTGAGGCAATCTAAATGCTTGCAAGACAAGATGACTGCTAAGGAGAGCTCTACCTGGCTAGCCATCATCAACCAAGAAGAGTGCCTGGCTCGAGAGCTTTACCCCAATTCTTGCCCCCCTTTGTCTTCAGCTGGGGCTAGTGGATCTTTGGTGGTTAATGATTGCAGTGAGTATGATGTTGAAGGGGCTGAAGATGAGCCAAACTTTGATGTGCAGGAGTGCAAGCCTGATAATCTTCATTCATTGAATTTTGGGATGGAAACAATGAGGGAGAGGCTTCAAGTCCATCAACCCACTTCCTTTCCAGTTAAAGGAGAAGTCATCACCAACTTAGAGTGCATGAGGAAAAGGAAGCCTTCAAGCGATCTAAATATGGTCGTGGATCAGAAGATCTACACCTGTGAGTTCGTTCAGTGTCCTTACAGCGAATTCCATCATGGTTTTCATGACAGAACATCCAGGGACAACCATCAATTGAGTTGCCCATTCAGTAACAGGTCTTCTGAGTTTGGGGCACCTAATCTCCTTGTTAATGAGATTAAGCCAATCATTTTCCCCCATTCCTTTGTCCAAAACAAGGCAGCAACTAGCTCCACCAAGCCAGTGCCACCTTCCTTTGATCTATCAGCCGGAGTTCCAGAGGATGGGCAGAAAATGATCAGTGATCTTATGTCATTCTACGATTGTAATGTTCAAGGTGACAAGAATGCAAATCCAAACAGCCTTGTGACAAACGTGAAGAATTTTTCTCAACCTAATGTTGCACATCAACAGGATGAATACTTCCGTGGTCAAGGAGTTCGGTTGGATGGGAACTTCTTTGAAGAATCCAACATCTCCAGTAATCATCACGTGTTTACTCGAGAGGAAGGTCAGTTCGACCAGTTTAAGGTTACGAGTTCTCCATTTGAGACCAACCATAATAGTAACTTCCCCATGATGTTTGGGTCGTCATTTGACTTGGCCTCTTTTGATTATAAAGAAGATCTACAAGGTTTGGCATTGCCAATGGAGAAGCCGGTGGAGACTTCAATCTGGTTCCAGTGAAAAGGAAAATTATGCAGAATATCTAGCCCGCATCTGCACAGGACTCGAGTTAGATTGGTGCTACATATTTGTTACGATTTCATATGAATTCTGGTAAGAATGAATCAAGGTCAACAGTGAACAGCCTTACAGCCTTACACGGATGGAATGAGCAGGCCAATAATGCAAAAAGGGGGAAGGGTTGTATAAGCCTGCCCTTTTGTTAATTATAGATATGAATATTAACTGTGATATAAATAAGTAGGTTGGTTTGTTTAACTTTCTGTTTATTTTTCCTTCTTTCTATTCAGATCAACCATGGTGATGGTTAGAAATCTGAGTTTGTTGTCATTGTCCTCTTGTAAGGCTGTCATGTAATGTAATAGGTTCCCCAGATTGATTGAATTATCTTTAATGTAATGGGGTTCCCAACTATGGTCATGTAATGTTATGGATTATTCTCAGAGTAGTTGACTCGTCTTTAATGGTGCTTATCTCTTTTGCAAGCTATAGACCCACACAACCACAACTGGTATTGTTATGTCCTTTTCCTTTCTCTCAAGTCTTGGTATATTGAGGCGGCTATCAACATAGCGTTGAACAGTTGCTTTAATCTCACATGTGATAGGATGGTCAAAAACAGAATATTTATAATCTCATATATGACTGAGTGAGATGTAATCTCATATATATCTTTAGTTAATGTACCGGCACAATTCAATGGATTGGCAGGCCAACGAATTGCGGGGTAGATTAGTCTATTAAATGGGATTAATGTTTTTTGACGGGTTTGAAGATTTATTTGAAAAAAAGGACAGCTGTGTCTATTACCACTCAACAAATTATTTTGTTCACTTCACACGTTATTGATTTATTGAAAAACTAAAATACTCTAATGTACAATTACAGAAAAGGACAATAAGTTGTTATAAATTACAATTTTTTTTTTTTAATAATTTTGTTTTGGATGAACACATACTTGATACTTCGTAAACCCTAACTCAATTTATCATATTCGGTCGTTCTATGAAGTCTGAAGATACTAGCATTCTACCTCAAGCTGAGGTGAACTATTTCTATCTATTTTTTTTTCTTTGTTGATGTTTTGTCTATCTCTTTACTTATTATTTCTCATGTCGATTTTGTATGTAAATTTTAATATCTACTCGCTCACTTATAATCGATTTGTTTTTTTTTTTTCATTGTGCTTGATACATTTAGAGACATTGTGCTTCTTAATATCAACTGATACCAACGAGTTGTTAAATTTAAGCTGGTGATTTTACTTACCTTAAACTTATACTTTTAAAACAAATGATATTAAAGTTAAAGCCTCGTTTGGTTGACTGGAATGTGATAATGGGAAAAGGAATTATAGTCATTTTCCTTTCAAGGATGGAAGGAATTGATTTAGCATTTCCATTTGTGATGTTTGGCAGAATCCAAGACTTGAGATTAGAAAATGGTTTGAAACAATTAATTTGTTAATGACTTTCCAATAATACCCAATCAAATTAAATATGAAAAATTTAAGAATAATACGTGTAATTAAAGTACTTACCATTAATACTAGATTTTACAAGATGATGAAGGATTAATGGTAGAGATAAAGAGATGGCAAGAGAATCATCATCTTATTCATTGATAAGAGCCCTTTATATAGGGAATTACACAATACCAATATGGTAAGGATATGAATACATAGATCTAGTCTAACTACATATCCTATTGGCATAAGGCCAAGACACACATAGAGAATATCCTAGAACACTCCCCCTTGTGCCGCGCGCTGATATGCCGATGGTGCTGATCTGTTGCCTCGTCAAAAACCTCGTCAAGTCACAAAAACCCTGTGGGAGAAAAACTAAACCTTGATCGTAGGAGAAAAAGAGTACAACGCACCCTTCACATTTGATAGTGACATGTATGTATGTGCTAGACTCCCCTCAAGTTCGCACCTCCCCCTGATCTTTACATCAATCATAGGGCTCTTCCTGATTCTTACTAATCACGGAAGTTTCAAAAACTTAGCATGTCAATGCTCTTTAACATGTCTTCAAATGTGGCATTAGACAATGATTAACTAAATCATGTCGTATTGTCCTCAAATGATCTTTTACACTTAGATCTTGAGGAGAAGGTCGCTTGTGAACTCAAAACATAAGTTCGTGCAGGAAATCAGGTTTCCGCGCAGCATGACCTTCAATTACTAGAACAGTCGTAACTTCCTCTAGGAANNNNNNNNNNNNNNNNNNNNNNNNNNNNNNNNNNNNNNNNNNNNNNNNNNNNNNNNNNNNNNNNNNNNNNNNNNNNNNNNNNNNNNNNNNNNNNNNNNNNNNNNNNNNNNNNNNNNNNNNNNNNNNNNNNNNNNNNNNNNNNNNNNNNNNNNNNNNNNNNNNNNNNNNNNNNNNNNNNNNNNNNNNNNNNNNNNNNNNNNNNNNNNNNNNNNNNNNNNNNNNNNNNNNNNNNNNNNNNNNNNNNNNNNNNNNNNNNNNNNNNNNNNNNNNNNNNNNNNNNNNNNNNNNNNNNNNNNNNNNNNNNNNNNNNNNNNNNNNNNNNNNNNNNNNNNNNNNNNNNNNNNNNNNNNNNNNNNNNNNNNNNNNNNNNNNNNNNNNNNNNNNNNNNNNNNNNNNNNNNNNNNNNNNNNNNNNNNNNNNNNNNNNNNNNNNNNNNNNNNNNNNNNNNNNNNNNNNNNNNNNNNNNNNNNNNNNNNNNNNNNNNNNNNNNNNNNNNNNNNNNNNNNNNNNNNNNNNNNNNNNNNNNNNNNNNNNNNNNNNNNNNNNNNNNNNNNNNNNNNNNNNNNNNNNNNNNNNNNNNNNNNNNNNNNNNNNNNNNNNNNNNNNNNNNNNNNNNNNNNNNNNNNNNNNNNNNNNNNNNNNNNNNNNNNNNNNNNNNNNNNNNNNNNNNNNNNNNNNNNNNNNNNNNNNNNNNNNNNNNNNNNNNNNNNNNNNNNNNNNNNNNNNNNNNNNNNNNNNNNNNNNNNNNNNNNNNNNNNNNNNNNNNNNNNNNNNNNNNNNNNNNNNNNNNNNNNNNNNNNNNNNNNNNNNNNNNNNNNNNNNNNNNNNNNNNNNNNNNNNNNNNNNNNNNNNNNNNNNNNNNNNNNNNNNNNNNNNNNNNNNNNNNNNNNNNNNNNNNNNNNNNNNNNNNNNNNNNNNNNNNNNNNNNNNNNNNNNNNNNNNNNNNNNNNNNNNNNNNNNNNNNNNNNNNNNNNNNNNNNNNNNNNNNNNNNNNNNNNNNNNNNNNNNNNNNNNNNNNNNNNNNNNNNNNNNNNNNNNNNNNNNNNNNNNNNNNNNNNNNNNNNNNNNNNNNNNNNNNNNNNNNNNNNNNNNNNNNNNNNNNNNNNNNNNNNNNNNNNNNNNNNNNNNNNNNNNNNNNNNNNNNNNNNNNNNNNNNNNNNNNNNNNNNNNNNNNNNNNNNNNNNNNNNNNNNNNNNNNNNNNNNNNNNNNNNNNNNNNNNNNNNNNNNNNNNNNNNNNNNNNNNNNNNNNNNNNNNNNNNNNNNNNNNNNNNNNNNNNNNNNNNNNNNNNNNNNNNNNNNNNNNNNNNNNNNNNNNNNNNNNNNNNNNNNNNNNNNNNNNNNNNNNNNNNNNNNNNNNNNNNNNNNNNNNNNNNNNNNNNNNNNNNNNNNNNNNNNNNNNNNNNNNNNNNNNNNNNNNNNNNNNNNNNNNNNNNNNNNNNNNNNNNNNNNNNNNNNNNNNNNNNNNNNNNNNNNNNNNNNNNNNNNNNNNNNNNNNNNNNNNNNNNNNNNNNNNNNNNNNNNNNNNNNNNNNNNNNNNNNNNNNNNNNNNNNNNNNNNNNNNNNNNNNNNNNNNNNNNNNNNNNNNNNNNNNNNNNNNNNNNNNNNNNNNNNNNNNNNNNNNNNNNNNNNNNNNNNNNNNNNNNNNNNNNNNNNNNNNNNNNNNNNNNNNNNNNNNNNNNNNNNNNNNNNNNNNNNNNNNNNNNNNNNNNNNNNNNNNNNNNNNNNNNNNNNNNNNNNNNNNNNNNNNNNNNNNNNNNNNNNNNNNNNNNNNNNNNNNNNNNNNNNNNNNNNNNNNNNNNNNNNNNNNNNNNNNNNNNNNNNNNNNNNNNNNNNNNNNNNNNNNNNNNNNNNNNNNNNNNNNNNNNNNNNNNNNNNNNNNNNNNNNNNNNNNNNNNNNNNNNNNNNNNNNNNNNNNNNNNNNNNNNNNNNNNNNNNNNNNNNNNNNNNNNNNNNNNNNNNNNNNNNNNNNNNNNNNNNNNNNNNNNNNNNNNNNNNNNNNNNNNNNNNNNNNNNNNNNNNNNNNNNNNNNNNNNNNNNNNNNNNNNNNNNNNNNNNNNNNNNNNNNNNNNNNNNNNNNNNNNNNNNNNNNNNNNNNNNNNNNNNNNNNNNNNNNNNNNNNNNNNNNNNNNNNNNNNNNNNNNNNNNNNNNNNNNNNNNNNNNNNNNNNNNNNNNNNNNNNNNNNNNNNNNNNNNNNNNNNNNNNNNNNNNNNNNNNNNNNNNNNNNNNNNNNNNNNNNNNNNNNNNNNNNNNNNNNNNNNNNNNNNNNNNNNNNNNNNNNNNNNNNNNNNNNNNNNNNNNNNNNNNNNNNNNNNNNNNNNNNNNNNNNNNNNNNNNNNNNNNNNNNNNNNNNNNNNNNNNNNNNNNNNNNNNNNNNNNNNNNNNNNNNNNNNNNNNNN encodes:
- the LOC101303743 gene encoding protein ETHYLENE INSENSITIVE 3-like; translated protein: MMMMFDEMGFCGDLDFISATPGGEVAIPQAETEATMEDDYTDDEIDVDELERRMWRDKMRLKRLKEQTTKGGKDVIVTAKQRQSQEQARRKKMSRAQDGILKYMLKMMEVCKAQGFVYGIIPEKGKPVTGASDNLREWWKDKVRFDRNGPAAISKYQADNAVPGRNDGCNPIGPTPHTLQELQDTTLGSLLSALMQHCDPPQRRFPLEKGVPPPWWPSGNEEWWPELGLPKDQGPPPYKKPHDLKKAWKVGVLTAVIKHMSPDIAKIRKLVRQSKCLQDKMTAKESSTWLAIINQEECLARELYPNSCPPLSSAGASGSLVVNDCSEYDVEGAEDEPNFDVQECKPDNLHSLNFGMETMRERLQVHQPTSFPVKGEVITNLECMRKRKPSSDLNMVVDQKIYTCEFVQCPYSEFHHGFHDRTSRDNHQLSCPFSNRSSEFGAPNLLVNEIKPIIFPHSFVQNKAATSSTKPVPPSFDLSAGVPEDGQKMISDLMSFYDCNVQGDKNANPNSLVTNVKNFSQPNVAHQQDEYFRGQGVRLDGNFFEESNISSNHHVFTREEGQFDQFKVTSSPFETNHNSNFPMMFGSSFDLASFDYKEDLQGLALPMEKPVETSIWFQ